Proteins encoded within one genomic window of Lysinibacillus louembei:
- a CDS encoding DUF4822 domain-containing protein — translation MNHKFKKMTIAVASSIALLTAGYGATDVYAAKDSAAVQQNAKQKQRVTFGQIEARILASTNWQGTCVYDAKGNDLTKENTNFIGLAKYDNRTGHYEFFDAKTGETRGDRGTFFITNDGKKRILISETMNYQAVVDLTELSKDIFTYKRMGKDKEGKDVEVFVEHKPYKEDLEFTTDAAISTATTGIIVRSIDGDAILGSTLWNGTKVFDEQGNDVTEYNKNFLSIAKFDQETSKYEFFNIETGESRGDYGYFDILNRNKIRAHVSIGTNKYGATLELTEVNTNRFTYKRIGKNMNGQDVVIFVEHEPYTGDYKPNFSF, via the coding sequence ATGAATCATAAATTTAAAAAGATGACAATAGCAGTAGCGAGTTCAATCGCATTATTAACAGCAGGTTATGGTGCAACAGATGTATATGCTGCAAAGGATTCAGCGGCTGTTCAGCAGAACGCTAAACAGAAGCAACGTGTAACATTTGGACAAATTGAAGCGAGAATTTTAGCAAGTACAAATTGGCAAGGAACGTGTGTCTATGATGCGAAAGGCAATGATTTAACGAAGGAAAATACAAACTTTATTGGTCTTGCGAAATATGACAACCGCACAGGGCACTATGAATTTTTCGATGCGAAAACAGGCGAAACACGCGGTGACCGAGGGACTTTCTTTATTACAAATGATGGTAAAAAGCGCATTCTCATTTCAGAGACAATGAATTACCAAGCTGTAGTTGATTTAACAGAGCTATCAAAGGATATTTTCACATATAAACGTATGGGGAAAGATAAAGAGGGCAAGGATGTTGAAGTTTTTGTAGAGCACAAGCCATATAAGGAAGACTTGGAGTTTACAACAGATGCGGCTATATCAACGGCAACTACAGGAATTATTGTACGTTCAATAGATGGGGATGCCATATTAGGTTCGACATTGTGGAACGGGACAAAAGTTTTTGATGAGCAAGGTAATGATGTGACAGAATATAATAAAAATTTCCTAAGCATCGCGAAATTTGACCAGGAAACAAGTAAGTATGAGTTCTTCAATATAGAAACGGGTGAAAGCCGTGGCGACTATGGTTATTTTGATATACTAAATAGAAATAAAATTCGAGCACATGTGTCAATTGGTACAAATAAATATGGAGCAACATTAGAATTAACAGAAGTAAATACGAATCGCTTCACCTATAAGCGCATAGGGAAAAACATGAATGGTCAAGATGTTGTTATTTTTGTAGAACATGAACCATACACAGGTGACTATAAACCAAATTTTAGCTTCTAA
- a CDS encoding ABC transporter substrate-binding protein, protein MRTITDHIGRQVTCPTEPKRIISICPAITETLFALEAEEQLVGRTKYCIFPKGQVEKLTAVGGTKEVNIDIIQQLQPDLILAEKEENTEEIVKQLEQIAPVFVAEVQSIADGYRLITTLGMLTNRKEKATELAAASEAGFHALTKQERGRAAYVIWRKPYMVVGATTYINDVLGWLGFDNPFAQREGRYPSVSKEQFQEAQLDVLFLASEPFPYSEKYIAEFQAFLPNTKIILVDGEMFWYGAKMVEATVYFTELAKQL, encoded by the coding sequence ATGAGAACAATAACAGATCATATCGGACGACAAGTGACATGCCCAACTGAACCTAAACGAATTATTTCCATTTGCCCTGCTATTACAGAAACATTATTTGCGTTAGAGGCAGAGGAGCAGCTTGTTGGGCGTACAAAATACTGCATTTTTCCAAAGGGACAGGTGGAGAAATTAACGGCTGTTGGTGGTACGAAGGAAGTTAATATTGATATTATCCAGCAGCTACAGCCAGATTTAATACTTGCTGAAAAAGAGGAAAACACAGAGGAAATCGTGAAGCAATTAGAGCAAATTGCGCCCGTTTTTGTGGCAGAGGTACAGTCCATTGCAGATGGCTATCGCCTAATTACTACGTTAGGAATGTTAACAAATCGAAAAGAAAAAGCAACGGAGCTTGCAGCAGCGAGTGAAGCAGGCTTTCATGCGTTAACAAAGCAGGAGCGTGGTCGAGCAGCCTATGTTATTTGGCGCAAGCCGTATATGGTCGTAGGAGCGACAACGTATATCAATGATGTACTAGGCTGGCTTGGCTTTGATAATCCGTTTGCACAAAGAGAAGGGCGTTATCCAAGCGTATCAAAGGAGCAATTTCAGGAGGCACAGCTCGATGTTTTATTTCTCGCATCAGAGCCGTTTCCATATAGCGAGAAATATATTGCTGAATTTCAGGCATTTTTACCAAATACAAAAATCATTTTAGTAGATGGTGAAATGTTTTGGTATGGTGCAAAAATGGTTGAAGCGACAGTCTATTTCACAGAGCTTGCGAAGCAGCTATAG
- a CDS encoding sensor histidine kinase, producing the protein MTIKRRFLISYIGGILIASVSLLAIISILFYVTTGAVPTPNTLYQEMTKQRSLSADEELAYVELRNVAKTDPDKIIHVEQDLAHNIQHFESKSLGVVIRKNEDIVYYSEGLVEKSLIAHFPQFDANNIETKGTIQNVGRLYRYIKFDFYFSDQTKGSILILKKENNLLEFMTRWGIVIILAIVCISVAGVVFMNYLLKKSIIFPLENLGEVMEELKEGELVAKPIERAEHTAKEIQQLTENFENMRDALIESIKEQRNLENNRKELIASISHDLKTPITSILGYVEGLQEGVADTQQKQEKYLQTIHTKSLALNHLIEELFLYSKLDAEAISFHYERINLVQFLQHIVEELQLMDRQLSIRMQTTEDCLYVAIDRMQMNRAIMNLIENSMKFKKDDEPLTILLDVYRDGSSIILRVVDNGQGIPKKQLPYVFDRFYRGEEARTTDTGGSGLGLAIVQQIIEKHGGNVQIQSKQMTGTIVSITLEEV; encoded by the coding sequence ATGACAATTAAACGTCGATTTTTAATTTCATACATAGGGGGCATTTTAATTGCAAGTGTATCGTTGTTAGCAATCATTAGTATTTTATTTTATGTCACAACGGGTGCTGTTCCCACACCTAATACGCTATATCAAGAAATGACAAAGCAACGTTCCTTAAGCGCAGATGAGGAGCTTGCCTATGTGGAATTGCGCAATGTTGCGAAAACAGACCCTGATAAAATTATTCATGTTGAGCAGGATTTAGCACATAATATTCAGCATTTTGAGTCGAAGTCATTAGGTGTTGTGATTCGTAAGAATGAGGATATTGTCTATTATTCTGAAGGGTTAGTAGAAAAATCGCTTATTGCTCATTTTCCCCAGTTTGATGCCAATAATATAGAAACGAAGGGAACAATCCAAAATGTTGGTCGGCTTTATCGCTATATTAAATTTGATTTTTATTTTAGCGACCAAACGAAAGGTAGTATTCTCATTTTAAAAAAGGAAAATAACTTATTGGAATTCATGACAAGATGGGGGATTGTCATTATTTTAGCTATCGTATGTATTTCAGTGGCAGGCGTTGTCTTTATGAACTATCTGCTCAAAAAATCTATTATTTTCCCGCTGGAAAACTTAGGGGAGGTAATGGAGGAATTGAAAGAGGGGGAGCTTGTTGCTAAGCCTATTGAAAGAGCTGAGCATACTGCTAAAGAGATACAGCAGCTAACGGAGAATTTTGAAAATATGCGTGATGCTTTAATTGAATCTATTAAAGAACAGCGTAATTTAGAAAATAACCGCAAGGAACTTATCGCAAGTATTTCACATGATTTAAAAACGCCCATTACATCCATTCTTGGTTATGTGGAAGGGTTACAAGAAGGTGTAGCAGATACCCAACAGAAGCAAGAAAAGTATTTGCAAACGATTCATACGAAATCACTTGCTTTAAATCATTTGATAGAAGAGCTATTTCTATATTCCAAACTTGATGCAGAGGCAATTTCCTTCCATTATGAGCGTATTAATCTTGTGCAGTTTTTGCAACATATTGTGGAGGAGCTACAATTAATGGACAGGCAACTATCGATTCGTATGCAGACAACCGAAGATTGTTTGTACGTTGCAATTGATCGAATGCAAATGAACAGAGCTATTATGAACTTAATTGAAAATAGTATGAAGTTTAAAAAAGACGATGAGCCATTAACCATTTTATTAGATGTATATAGGGATGGGTCCTCTATCATTTTACGTGTAGTTGATAATGGACAAGGTATTCCAAAGAAGCAGCTTCCATATGTTTTCGATCGCTTCTATCGTGGAGAAGAAGCACGTACGACAGACACAGGGGGTAGTGGCTTAGGTTTAGCCATTGTGCAGCAAATTATTGAGAAGCATGGTGGCAATGTACAGATTCAGAGTAAGCAAATGACAGGTACGATTGTTAGCATTACGTTAGAGGAGGTATAG
- a CDS encoding response regulator transcription factor produces the protein MRRSRVLLIEDDRSIAELQKDYLEINQIEAEIARDGLEGVHRALNEPFDLIVIDIMLPSLDGFEVCRRIREKKNIPLMIVSARKEDIDKIRGLGLGADDYMTKPFSPSELVARVQAHIKRYHMLTGMDQKQDVLEINGVVVDKAARKAFILGKEMTFPTKELDLLIFFMEHPNRVWTKEQLFRQVWEMDDLEGDVFTVVVHVGRIREKLKKGKLSELPIETIWGSGYRFNT, from the coding sequence ATGAGGAGGTCGCGCGTATTATTAATTGAAGATGACCGCAGTATTGCAGAGCTACAAAAGGATTATTTAGAAATTAATCAAATTGAAGCAGAAATTGCACGAGATGGCTTGGAAGGTGTTCATCGTGCACTAAATGAACCTTTTGATTTAATTGTTATTGACATTATGTTGCCTTCATTAGATGGATTTGAGGTTTGTCGGCGAATTCGAGAGAAGAAAAATATTCCGCTAATGATTGTGTCTGCTAGAAAAGAGGATATTGATAAAATACGAGGCCTTGGATTAGGGGCAGATGATTATATGACAAAGCCGTTTAGCCCTAGTGAATTAGTAGCGAGGGTGCAGGCGCATATTAAACGTTATCATATGCTGACAGGTATGGATCAGAAGCAGGATGTACTTGAGATTAACGGTGTTGTCGTTGATAAGGCAGCTCGCAAAGCATTTATACTAGGAAAAGAAATGACTTTTCCAACGAAGGAGTTAGATTTGCTTATCTTTTTTATGGAGCATCCGAACCGTGTTTGGACAAAGGAGCAACTGTTCAGGCAAGTGTGGGAGATGGATGATTTAGAAGGAGATGTCTTTACAGTCGTTGTCCATGTAGGACGCATTCGAGAAAAATTAAAAAAAGGAAAGTTATCCGAGCTTCCAATTGAAACAATTTGGGGTAGCGGCTATCGCTTTAATACATGA
- a CDS encoding MBL fold metallo-hydrolase, which produces MEPIINTGNKKVYPMIYKPSPNSPDSINCFLLEDAYSLTLIDAGIGHPHYKQFFKEQLAAYGFQINDISQILLTHHHNDHTGMVNDILACKNIPVYASDKAVPRLSFEKDFLYQKIAFFEHLYTAYGVRHMEAAVKRMAKLQSTYEQYEHLKIQTIIQPLTQDSILGDFHIHYFPGHSPDSIAFYDKATKWLFAGDIIFSQGIPNALVDFDEQGAMLPTVQQQQSSFHTLQSFELSHVFAGHQPSFTNAKEVIEQSLRRMELKWQRIEQVLQQGMQTGYQLAQAVYGAKLEQAFIFVMSDIIGYTHYGEMQNKVSINKENEAWLFSERER; this is translated from the coding sequence ATGGAACCGATTATTAATACAGGTAATAAAAAAGTGTATCCAATGATTTATAAGCCATCTCCCAATTCACCCGACAGCATCAATTGCTTTTTGCTAGAGGATGCATACAGTTTAACGCTAATTGATGCAGGTATAGGGCACCCTCATTACAAGCAATTTTTTAAGGAACAGCTCGCAGCATATGGCTTTCAAATAAATGATATTTCACAAATATTATTAACGCATCATCATAATGACCATACAGGCATGGTCAATGATATTTTGGCGTGTAAAAATATACCTGTTTATGCAAGTGATAAGGCTGTGCCAAGACTATCTTTTGAGAAAGATTTTTTATACCAGAAAATCGCCTTTTTTGAGCATTTGTACACAGCATACGGTGTGCGACATATGGAGGCAGCGGTAAAACGTATGGCAAAGCTACAATCTACATATGAGCAGTATGAGCATTTAAAAATACAAACGATTATACAGCCTTTGACGCAAGATAGCATACTTGGTGATTTTCATATTCATTATTTCCCAGGACATTCACCAGATTCCATCGCTTTTTATGATAAAGCAACAAAATGGCTATTTGCTGGGGATATTATTTTTTCTCAAGGCATACCAAATGCGTTAGTTGATTTTGATGAGCAAGGGGCAATGCTGCCAACTGTACAGCAGCAACAGAGTTCTTTCCATACATTGCAGAGCTTTGAGCTGTCGCATGTCTTCGCAGGGCATCAGCCGAGCTTTACGAATGCAAAAGAAGTGATTGAGCAAAGTTTACGACGGATGGAATTGAAGTGGCAACGGATTGAGCAGGTCTTGCAGCAAGGCATGCAAACAGGTTATCAATTAGCGCAAGCTGTATACGGAGCAAAGCTAGAACAAGCCTTTATTTTTGTTATGTCAGATATTATTGGTTACACGCATTATGGAGAGATGCAAAATAAAGTATCAATAAATAAAGAAAATGAAGCTTGGTTATTCAGCGAGAGGGAGAGATAA
- a CDS encoding S-layer homology domain-containing protein, with the protein MNKNKLFIVATAGLVAASTVAGITTQAAPASFSDVKEKSSHYPAIMDLAQRGIIQGYPDGTFKPNEVVTYAQVAKIVAGVVGIEGTSEELLQLIGITESPNQPVTRYSMATIIAQALQLPTAEKAVPFTDVASQYQAAVAALFTNGITAGTSATTFSGERYVTRGQLATFIVRAERVMQAAPTIIGATLMVKDIQNNQLITDEQQWSIDTKAKAILNAKNAPALAGAQLDVIIEDGKIIEVLAIDLNTPGQSEAYAVLDGGGTSVGNIVVNADFIELKNMKIVADLRVVGKTSNVALDKVNVVGQIFLQEAEVPKTASLTKVATNFYTDGVRLYVRNGQVSSITTQGQAQINSDVVIPYIQVLGPALEVNAPNVGLVEMHSWMHPQQILSGMSTIDILSAASPDVVSGMLDNLRKIQKENEEFIKKLAGTNAFAPTEQELRIQLESVIAAIVREAEQKNHLTQEQIKVLLEQSAAKSLDFSKNLSEELNKIYGPQLGSMLQRQLVQEHQQQQRLQELERQKKIQEQQRLVEQIQEQARLLQQSAQQQISQINLQGSLQINNALLPFAANTGLTLDEGVNIRNVTTNLTAEQQRQRLIARQGQIKAINGQQSPSSSPSTNSSSGSTGSGDSTTPPPPKLETANLETMIQKAQERRTAIDAAAATEPIAANGDAIPYTQKWMPQSVVAALDTAIADAEKMLANAKGNQRIASLANVKLQLAVTQPEITQMVEKLENLMRIQAIEGLKEKKWIYEALHGKEISAERIPPADILDGILPPPGTDIFPNIGVDVSIVMPEGISEEEFRVLITVLSFLDEHSEIDPQESILIIKVLLNEMSKTEDTIRITDTQILVPLFEGLSYTDPTTQQSVTLVEALKAEMAIKVAQIEITGMTYTTTGMTLTYTSSDINPYLLLGQTVDLEFGNGQERKNVEIISVSDSEIHLGFEMNMDDRASLESITLAGYQFNGLPMDIAPAPEEMLIPVTEAIYTAMAAGFPYEITLTHEGNIESERLLDKDLTLVLDGQSILGTISNATDTKILISFELPSDLPMPQLLQTITLSGYKFDIPSGGLLLVR; encoded by the coding sequence ATGAACAAAAATAAGCTATTTATCGTAGCGACAGCAGGCTTAGTAGCAGCAAGCACAGTTGCAGGCATTACCACACAGGCTGCACCAGCGTCATTTTCAGATGTAAAGGAGAAGAGCAGTCATTACCCAGCGATTATGGATTTAGCGCAGCGCGGTATAATTCAAGGCTATCCGGATGGTACGTTTAAGCCAAATGAAGTAGTGACATATGCACAGGTAGCAAAAATTGTTGCGGGTGTTGTTGGTATAGAGGGAACAAGTGAGGAGCTTTTACAGCTGATAGGTATTACAGAAAGCCCCAATCAGCCTGTAACACGTTATAGTATGGCAACCATTATTGCACAAGCATTGCAATTACCTACTGCTGAGAAGGCAGTTCCATTTACAGATGTAGCATCACAGTATCAAGCAGCCGTAGCAGCCTTATTTACAAACGGTATTACAGCAGGAACGTCGGCTACTACCTTTAGTGGAGAGCGGTATGTAACGCGCGGTCAGCTTGCTACATTTATTGTTAGAGCAGAGCGCGTAATGCAGGCAGCACCTACGATTATAGGGGCTACTTTGATGGTAAAAGATATTCAAAATAATCAGCTCATCACAGATGAGCAGCAATGGTCAATTGATACAAAGGCAAAGGCAATTTTAAATGCAAAAAATGCTCCAGCTTTAGCAGGTGCGCAGCTTGATGTCATTATTGAGGATGGCAAAATTATAGAGGTGCTAGCCATTGACTTAAATACACCTGGGCAGTCTGAGGCGTATGCTGTATTAGATGGTGGTGGTACATCTGTAGGGAATATTGTTGTCAACGCGGATTTTATTGAATTAAAAAATATGAAAATCGTTGCAGACCTTCGTGTTGTGGGGAAAACATCGAATGTTGCCTTAGATAAGGTCAATGTTGTGGGACAGATATTTTTACAGGAAGCTGAAGTACCTAAAACAGCCTCACTCACAAAAGTGGCAACTAATTTTTATACGGATGGTGTAAGGCTCTATGTGCGTAATGGTCAAGTTTCTTCAATTACAACGCAAGGGCAAGCACAAATTAATTCAGATGTAGTTATCCCATATATTCAGGTACTTGGGCCAGCATTAGAGGTGAATGCACCAAATGTTGGACTTGTAGAGATGCATTCGTGGATGCATCCACAACAAATATTAAGCGGTATGTCAACAATTGATATTTTATCTGCTGCTTCTCCAGATGTTGTGAGCGGTATGTTAGATAATTTAAGAAAAATACAAAAGGAAAATGAGGAGTTTATTAAAAAGTTGGCGGGAACAAATGCCTTTGCGCCAACAGAGCAAGAATTACGTATCCAATTAGAAAGCGTAATAGCCGCTATTGTGCGAGAGGCGGAGCAAAAAAATCATTTAACACAAGAGCAAATCAAGGTTCTTCTTGAACAAAGTGCAGCAAAATCCCTTGATTTTTCCAAAAATCTATCAGAAGAGTTAAATAAAATATACGGTCCACAACTAGGTAGTATGCTACAAAGGCAGCTAGTGCAAGAGCACCAACAACAGCAGCGTTTACAGGAGCTAGAAAGACAAAAGAAAATACAAGAACAACAGCGATTGGTAGAGCAAATACAAGAACAGGCACGCCTATTGCAGCAATCAGCACAACAGCAAATCTCACAAATTAATTTACAAGGCTCATTGCAAATAAATAATGCCCTGCTACCATTTGCTGCAAATACAGGTTTAACACTTGATGAAGGTGTAAATATAAGGAATGTGACAACAAACTTGACAGCAGAGCAACAGCGCCAACGTTTAATTGCTCGCCAAGGGCAAATTAAAGCGATAAATGGACAACAAAGCCCATCCAGCTCTCCTTCAACAAATAGCAGCAGTGGTAGCACAGGAAGTGGAGATAGCACTACACCTCCGCCACCAAAGCTTGAAACAGCTAACCTTGAAACAATGATTCAAAAAGCGCAAGAACGCCGGACAGCTATTGACGCAGCGGCTGCGACTGAACCAATAGCTGCAAACGGCGATGCGATTCCATATACACAAAAATGGATGCCGCAAAGTGTAGTGGCTGCACTGGATACAGCTATTGCAGACGCAGAAAAAATGCTAGCAAATGCAAAAGGCAACCAGCGCATAGCTTCTTTAGCAAATGTAAAATTACAATTGGCTGTAACACAACCAGAGATTACACAAATGGTCGAGAAATTAGAAAATCTAATGCGTATACAGGCAATTGAAGGCTTGAAGGAGAAGAAATGGATTTATGAGGCATTGCATGGTAAGGAGATTAGTGCGGAGCGTATTCCGCCAGCAGATATTCTGGATGGAATATTGCCGCCACCCGGAACTGACATTTTCCCTAACATAGGTGTCGATGTCAGTATCGTGATGCCAGAGGGCATTTCGGAAGAAGAATTTAGAGTGTTGATAACAGTGCTATCATTTCTAGATGAGCATTCAGAAATAGATCCACAAGAGTCCATACTTATTATAAAAGTCTTGCTCAACGAGATGAGTAAAACAGAAGATACTATTCGTATAACAGACACACAAATTCTCGTCCCATTATTCGAGGGATTGTCTTACACAGATCCTACGACACAGCAATCTGTAACGTTAGTGGAGGCGCTCAAGGCTGAAATGGCGATTAAGGTAGCGCAAATAGAAATTACAGGGATGACCTATACAACAACCGGTATGACGCTTACGTATACATCAAGTGATATAAATCCTTACCTGTTATTAGGTCAAACGGTAGACTTGGAATTTGGCAATGGGCAGGAACGCAAAAATGTTGAGATTATTAGTGTAAGCGATAGTGAAATTCATCTTGGTTTTGAAATGAACATGGATGACCGCGCATCTTTGGAATCTATCACATTGGCAGGTTATCAATTTAATGGGCTGCCAATGGACATTGCACCAGCACCAGAGGAAATGTTAATTCCTGTGACAGAAGCAATCTATACAGCAATGGCAGCTGGTTTTCCATATGAAATAACTCTCACACACGAGGGTAACATAGAGTCAGAGAGGTTACTGGATAAGGATTTGACTTTAGTTTTGGATGGTCAGAGCATACTAGGAACGATTTCTAATGCTACGGATACCAAGATTCTTATTAGTTTTGAATTACCAAGTGATTTACCAATGCCGCAATTGTTACAAACTATTACATTATCAGGTTATAAATTTGACATACCATCAGGAGGCCTACTTCTTGTCCGATAG